The genomic segment CCATAGGGCGCGATCGACGGGTGAGCGAGGCCGAGACGCTTCGGCGGATTGCCGGCCTCGGCGTTGAGTAGCGGCACGGTCAGCCAGTCGGCCATCACGTCGAACATCGAGATGCGGATGTCGGCGCCCTGGCCGGTGCGGCCGCGGCCGATCAGCGCTTCGAGGATCGCCGCATGGGCGGTGGCGCCGGTGGCGACGTCGACGATCGACATGCCGACGCGGGAGGCGCTTTCCGGGCCGCCGGTGATCGAGGCGAGGCCGCTTTCCGCCTGGATCAACAGGTCATAGGCCTTGCGATGGGCGTAGGGGCCCTCGTCGCCGTAACCGGAGATCGTGCAGATGATCAGCTTCGGATAGTCCTTGCGCAGCCGCTCGCGGGCAAAGCCGAGCTTGTCCATCGAGCCCGGCTTCAGGTTCTGCAGCAGCACGTCGGCCGAGGCGATCAGCTTCTCCAGCTCCGCGCGGCCTTCCTTGGTGGCGAGGTCGACTACCGCGGATTCCTTGCCGCGGTTGAGCCAGACGAAGTAGCTGCTCTGGCCCTTGGCGGCGGCGTCGTAGCCGCGGGCGAAATCGCCTTCGGGCCGTTCGATCTTGATGACGTGGGCGCCGGCATCGGCGAGCCGCGAGCTGCAATACGGCGCGGCGACCGCCTGTTCGACGGCGATGACGGTCAGTCCTTCCAGCGGAAGCATTGCTCAATCCTTGCGATGGTCATGCCGGAGCGCGGCACCATTGTCGTCATTCCGGGGCGCGAGCGAAGCTCGCGAACCCGGAATCTCGATATGTCGTGCCGATGCCGGATCAACAGCTCGAGATTTCGGGTTCGCCGCTACGCGGCGCCCCGGAATGACGAGTTGATGTTACCGGGTGCATTGCACGCGATGGAAGAGGTTTAGTAAGACCGCGGCATCCCGAGCACGTGCTCGGCGAGATGCGACAGGATCAGGTTGGTCGAGATCGGTGCGACCTGATACAGCCGGGTTTCGCGGAATTTGCGCTCGACGTCGTATTCCTCGGCGAAGCCGAAGCCGCCATGGGTCTGGATGCAGGCATTGGCCGCCTCGAACGAGGCGTCGGCGGCGAGCATCTTGGCCATGTTGGCCTCGGCGCCGCAATCCATGCCGGCTTCGTACTTGCGGGTGGCTTCCTTCACCATCAGCTCGGCGGCGCGCATGTTGGCGTAGGCCTTGGCGATCGGGAACTGGATGCCCTGGTTCTGGCCGATCGGCCGGCCGAACACCGCGCGGTCCTTGGCGTAGGCGCTGGCCTTGGCGATGAACCATTTGGCGTCGCCGACGCACTCCGAGGCGATCAGGATGCGCTCGGCATTCATGCCGGAGAGGATGTAGCGGAAGCCCTTGCCCTCTTCGCCGATCAAGTTCTCCTTCGGCACCTTCATGTCGGTGAAGAACACTTCGGTGGTGGCGTGGTTCATCATCGTGCGGATCGGGCGGATCTCAAGGCCATGGCCGCGCGCTTCGCGCATGTCGACCAGGAACACCGAGAGGCCCTCGGTCTTCTTGGTCACCTGATCCTTCGGCGTGGTGCGCGCGAGCAGGATCATCAGGTCGGAATATTCCGCCCGGCTGGTCCAGATCTTCTGGCCGTTGACGACGTAGTCGCCGTTGGCGTCCTTTTTGGCGAAGGTCTTCAGCGAGGTGGTGTCGGTACCCGAGGTCGGCTCGGTGACGCCGAACGCCTGCAGGCGGAGTTCACCGCTGGCGATCTTCGGCAGCCACTTGGCCTTCTGCTCGTCGCTGCCGTGCCGCAGCAGGGTGCCCATGGTGTACATCTGGGCGTGGCAGCCACCGCCGTTGCAGCCGGCGCGCTGAATCTCTTCCAGGATCGCCGCCGCGGCCGACAGCTTCAGGCCGGCGCCACCGTATTCCTCGGGGATCAGAACGGAAAGGTAACCGGCCTCCGTCAGGGCGTCGACGAACGCCTTGGGATAGGCCATTTCGCGGTCGAGTTTGCGCCAGTACTCGCCGGGAAACTGCGCACACAGTTTGGCGACGGCGTCGCGGATGTCGTGGTATTCGTCCTGCTCCGCGGCATGGTGTTTCATCGGCTGCGTCTTCTTGTTGGTTTTGGGGGGAAGGTCATGAGACCCGGACCGGCAAGGACTCGTAGCCCTTGACGAAGCTCGAATACACCCGCTTCGGCTCCCCGACAACTTCAATACGCTCGAAACGCTTGAGCATCTCCTCCCATACGATCCTCAGTTGCAATTCGGCCAAGCGCATCCCGACGCACCGATGGATACCGAAACCGAACGACAGGTGGATCCTGGCCCGGGCGCGGTCGATGATGAATTCCTCCGGCCGCTCGATCACCTCGTCGTCGCGGTTGCCGGAAACGTACCACATCACCACGCGGTCGCCCTTGCGGATGGTCTTGCCGCCGAGCTCGGTGTCTTGGAGGGCGGTGCGGCGCATGTGGGCCAGCGGCGTCTGCCAGCGGATCACCTCGGGCACCATGGTGTCGATCAGCTTCGGATTGGCCCGCAGCTTTTCGAATTCGTGCGGGTTCTCGTTCAGCGCCAGCACCGAGCCGGTCATGGTGTTGCGGGTGGTGTCGTTGCCGCCGACGATGAGCAGCAGGATGTTGCCGATCAGGTTGTCGCGGTCCATCGTCCGGGTGGCGTCGTGATGTGCCATCATCGACAGCAGGTCGTTGCGCGGCTCCGAGTTCACCCGCTCGTTCCACATCCGGGCGAAATACGCGGCGCATTCGTTCAGCTCGTCGCGGCGCTGCTGCTCGGATTCGACCACGCCGCTCTTCGGCAGCGCGGTGGCGACGTCGGACCAGCGCGTCAGCTTGCGGCGTTCGTCGAACGGAAAATCGAACAGCGTCGCCAGCATCTGCGTCGTCAGCTCGATCGAGACGCGGTCGACGAAGTTGAAGGTCTCGCCCCGCGGCAGGCCGTCCAGCACCTTCTGGGTCCGGCCGCGGATCAGCACCGCCAATTCGTCCAGATGCTGCGGGGTGAACATCGGCGACACCGTCTTGCGCTGCGCCGAGTGCCGCGGCTCGTCCATCGCGATGAAGCTCGGCCAGTCGTAACCGACCGGCGCGTCGCGGATCGAGATGCCGCCGAGCGTGGAGTCCGACGAGAAGATCTGGTGGTTGGTGTCGACATGCATGATGTCGTTGTACTTGGTGACGCTCCAATACGGCTCGATCGGCGCGTTGGTGCAGTAATGCACCGGCTCTTCCTTGCGCAGCCGTTCGAACCACGGCCACAGCGTGTCGTCGCGGAAGTGCCGCGGGGCACCGGGATGGAAGTCCTTCAGCGGGGTCGCATAGGCTTCCTCGCGCGCCGCCCGCAGCCGCGCCGCTTTTCCGGTCTCGATGGTGCCGTGCATCGTCGTCCTCCCTGGCCATGTCATGGACGCTCGCCGCGGGTGGGCGGCGGCGGTCGCGGTCGGATTTTTTTGTCCCGCCATGGTTCGGTCCGGCGGGTTCGGCCGTCTGATCAGATCGTCAAGAGGCGGCAGCGGCGGGGCGCTTTCGGGGAGCCCGACCGGCCGTTCGAACAAATTGATTTGACGGTAGAAAAGCGCTCCGCGCGCGACTTGCGTCGACAAGCTGGAGACCGTGCTGCAGCGCCCGACCATTGGAGCCTTCTCAGGCTCCCGGCGCCGTGACATGGTGCGCGCAAACAACACACGGCGACGCTGCCAGGCGTCGCCGAGCGGAGCGAGCACCCAGCATGATTCCCAACGCGCAGAGCCTGTTCAACTTCGATCTCGGCGAGACCGCCGACGCGATCCGGGAGACCGTTCGCGACTTCGCCGCTAACGAGATCGCACCGCGCGCCGAGGCCATCGACAAGACCAACACGTTCCCGCGCGACCTGTGGCCGAAGCTCGGCGCGCTCGGCCTGCACGGCATCACCGTCGAGGAAGACTACGGCGGCGCCGGGCTCGGTTATCTCGAGCACTGCATCGCGATGGAGGAGATCTCCCGCGCCTCCGCGTCGGTCGGTCTGTCCTATGGCGCGCACTCCAACCTCTGCATCAATCAGCTGCGCCGCAACGGCAACGAAGCGCAGAAGCGCAAATATCTGCCGAAGCTGATTTCCGGCGAGCATGTCGGCGCGCTGGCGATGAGCGAGCCGGGCGCCGGCTCCGACGTGGTGTCGATGAAGACCCGCGCCGACAAGAAGGGCGACCGCTTCATCCTCAACGGCAACAAGATGTGGATCACCAATGGCCCGATCGCCGAGACGCTGGTGGTGTACGCCAAGACCGATCCGAACGCCGGGCCGCGCGGCATCACCGCGTTCCTGATCGAGAAGGGCTTCAAGGGTTTCTCGACCGCGCAGAAGCTCGACAAGCTCGGGATGCGTGGCTCCGACACCGGCGAACTGGTGTTCGAGGATTGCGAAGTGCCGGAGGAGAACGTGCTCGGCGAGGTCGGCCGCGGTGTCAACGTGCTGATGAGCGGGCTCGACTACGAGCGCGCGGTGCTGGCCGCCGGCCCGGTCGGCATCATGCAGGCCTGCATGGACGTGGTGTTGCCCTACGTGCACGAGCGCAAGCAGTTCGGCGAGCCGATCGGCACCTTCCAATTGGTGCAGGGCAAGGTCGCCGACATGTACGTGACGATGAACGCCTCGCGCGCTTACGTCTATGCGGTGGCCAAGGCCTGCGACCGTGGCGAGACCACCCGCGAAGACGCCGCCGGCGCGATCCTGTACGCCGCCGAACGCGCCACGCAATGCGCGCTCGATGCGATCCAGCTGCTCGGCGGCAACGGCTACATCAACGACTATCCGACCGGCCGCCTGCTGCGCGACGCCAAGCTCTACGAGATCGGCGCCGGCACCAGCGAGATCCGCCGCATGCTGATCGGCCGCGAGCTGTTCACCAAGACCGCGTAAGACGTCACGCGTTGCAAGGGTGCCATGCTGGCGCCCTTGCTTTGACATCTGTGACCCCTATGGCTCCGCCCTCGCTTGAAATCGGAGGGACAAAATGGACGCCAAGGAGGTCTCCGCACATTGGGAGAGCAACGCCGAGACGTGGACGATGCTCGCGCGCGCCGGCCATGACCGGTATCGCGATGCGCTGAATACGCCGGCTTTCCTCGCGATGTTGCCGCCGGTCGCTGGTCTGAAAGGGCTGGACCTCGGCTGCGGTGAAGGCACCAACACGCGCGCCGTCGCGCGGCTCGGCGCCTCGATGACCGGCCTCGACATCGCCCCGACTTTTCTGCGTCACGCCCGGGACGCCGAACGACGTGATCCTCTCGGCATCGACTACGTGCTGGGAGACGGCCTCACATTGCCGTTCGCAGACGGCAGCTTCGATTTCGTGACGGCCTTCATGTCGATGATGGACATGGTCGACCAGGCGGCTGTGCTCCGGGAGGTTGCGCGAATCCTGAGGCCGGGCGGCTTTTTGCAGTTTTCTATCCTGCATCCCTGCTTCGTGCCGCCGACACGCCGCAACATCCGCGATGAGCACGGCGTTCCGGTGGCCATCGAACTGGCCGATTACTTCGACGAGAGCGACGGTCGGGTTGAGCGGTGGTTGTTTTCCGGCCTCTCGCCGGAGCAGAACGCCACCCTGACGCCGTTTGCGGTTCCGCGGTTTCACCGCACGCTGTCGACCTGGGTTGCGATGATCGTCGGGGCAGGGCTCAGGATCGAGGCGTTCGGCGAGCCGATGGCCTCGGAGGAGGTCGCTGCAGCCGAACCGATCGTCGCGGACACCCGGGTCGCCCCGATCTTTTTGCACGTGTTGGCGAAGCGCCCGATGACGCCTTAACGCGTCAGCTTGTTCACCTTGGCGACGTAGCTGCGCACGTCGGCGAGGACCTGGGGCAGCACGGCTTTGACCTCGGGCACGGTCATGCCGGGGCGGATCGCCGGGTGGTACAGGATGTTCAACAGGTACTGATCGTAGACGTCGAAATAGCCCTTCTGGACGTCGTCGTTGAACATCGTCCACGGCACCTTGTCGGTGTCGTTGATCGGGCCGAGCGATTGCAGCAGCTCCTCGTAGGCGCAGTCGCGGAACACGAAGTCGCCGTTGTCGATGGTGAGGATGACGTCGGAGCGCTCGATCTCGTACCGGTCGTTCTTGCGGAAGCCGGACAGGCACTGCGGATCGAGGCTTTCGCGGATCTCGCGGGCGCGTTCCTCGCCGTAGAACGTCGCGATGGTCTTGCCGAGGTTGCGGTCGCGGACGAGGTGGACGGTGACGTTGGCCTCGTCCGGATTGTCGGTCATCGCTATATCAAGATGCTCGACCCGGCCGGCGATGTCCGACACGATCCGGGCGAGCTCGGCGCGGCGATGCGCCTGGCCGTCGCCTTCGGCATAGACCCGCACCGGGGCCTCGTATTTGCGAATCCGGTCGACCCGTCCCGCCATGTGGAATTCGGCGCCGAACGCGGTGCGGAAGAAACCGTCGACGATCTGACTGTCGGTGAAGTCGGTCTTCTCGCTGCGCTGGGTGGCGGAGAAGTCGGTCGCCTCGGCGGCGCCGGCCGGGGCCGTCGCGAGGAGCGTGATCGCGGCGGTAACCGCCGCGAGCGCAGGTCTAAGATGCCGGGTGCCGCAGTGCATCACGAAAGGCTGCCGCATTCCGGTCCGGCGCACAACCGGCAATTCGGCCGCAGCCGCCTGTGCACGCGGCCGATCGCCCTGCTGGCTTAGTTTTTCACCACCACCACGGTGCCGACCCGAACCCGGTCGTACAGGTCCTTGACGTCGTCATTGGTCATACGGAAGCAGCCGGACGACACCGCCTGGCCGATCGTTTCCGGCTCGTTGGAGCCGTGAATCCGGTACAGCGTCGAGCCGAGGTACATCGCCCGGGCGCCGAGCGGATTGTCCTCGCCGCCTGCCATGTAGCGCGGCAGGTCGGGGCGGCGGCGCAGCATCTGGGCCGGCGGCGTCCAGCCCGGCCATTCCTTCTTGGCGGTGATGCGGTGGGTGCCCGACCAACGGAAGCCGTCGCGGCCGACGCCGATGCCGTAGCGTAGCGCGGTGCCGTCGCTCTGGACCAGATACAGCCGGCGCTCGCGGGTGCTGATGACGATCGTGCCCGGGGCATAGTTGCCGTCGAACATCACGGTCTCGCGTGGGATCGGATTGGCGCTCGGGCCGGAGCGATAGTACGGTCCGAATCCCATCACCGAGCGCAGGTCGAGCTCTTGCGCCGAAGCGGCGGTCGGCAGGGCGGTGGCGATCGAGATCAGCGCGAGCGCGCTGGCGGCAAGTCGACGAACCATTCCGAAACCTCGCAATCTTCGTTTCGCTCCGAACTGGCCATAATCGCAGCGATTGCGCAAGCCGGCGGCCGTACGTCGGCGCACGCGTTCGCCGCAGTCCTGCCGCGCGCCGTCCCCCTTTGACGAAGCGATGGAACAATGATTGATCGGGCGCACAAATTGCAAATCGGGAGCGAAACTATGAATGGTGCCGAGAGTCTGGTGCGGACGCTGGTCAAGGGCGGCGTCGATGTCTGCTTCACCAACCCTGGCACGTCGGAAATGCACTTCGTCGCCGCGCTCGACCGGGTCGAGGGGATGCGCTGCGTGCTCGGCCTGTTTGAGGGCGTCGTCACCGGCGCCGCCGATGGTTACTATCGGATGAAGGGCACGCCGGCCTCGACGCTGCTGCATCTCGGCCCCGGCCTCGCCAACGGCCTTGCCAACCTGCATAACGCCAAGAAGGCGGCTTCCGGTATCGTCAACATCGTCGGCCAGCACGCTACCTATCACATCGATTACAACGCGCCGCTGACCTCCGACATCGAGGGCCTGGCGCGGCCGATGTCGGCCTGGGTCCGCACCTCGCCGGACGCGAAGTCGGTGGCGCGCGACGGCGCCGCCGCCATCGCCGCCGCCAAGAGCTCGCCGGCGCAGATCGCCACGCTGATCCTGCCGGCCGACACCGCCTGGAACGAAGCCGACGGCGTCGCCGACGTGCCGGAAGAGAGCCAGCGCCCGACCTATTCGCCGCAGGCGGTGGAAGCCGCCGCGCGCGTGCTGCGCTCGGGCGAGCCGACGCTTTTGCTGCTGTCCGGCGCTGCGCTCACCGAGCATGGCCTGGCGCTGGCGCAGCGGATCGCCGGCAAGACCGGCTGCAAGGTGATGGGCCAGACCTACAACGCCCGGATGGCACGCGGGCAGGGGCGCTACTGGATCGAGCGGATTCCGTATGTGGTCGATGCCGCGCTGCCGATCCTCAAGCAGTTCCGCCACATCGTGCTGGTCGAGGCGATGGATCCGGTGGCGTTCTTCGCCTATCCGGACAAGCCGAGCCTGCTGAAGCCGGAAGGCTGCGAGGCGCATCGCGTCACCGAGGTCGGCGAGAATTCGGTCGCGGCGCTGGAAGCGCTGGCCGGTGCGCTCGGCGCCAAGGCGAGCGACGCCGCGCCGCAGAAGCTGGTCGAGATCGGCAAGCCGACCGGCGCGCTGACGCTCGACAATATTGCCCAGACGATCGCGATGGCGATCCCGGAGAATGGCATCGTGATCGATGAATCGATCACCACCGGCCGCGGCTTCTTCCCGCCGACGGCGGCCGCCGCGCCGCATGACTGGCTGCAGAACCTCGGCGGCTCGATCGGCTTTTCCCCGCCGGTCGCGGTCGGCGCCGCGGTGGCCTGCCCGGACCGCAAGGTGCTGTGCATGGTCGGCGACGGTAGCGCGATGTACACCGTGCAGGCGCTGTGGACCCAGGCGCGCGAGAACCTCGACGTCACCACCGTGGTGTTCGCCAACCGCAAGTATCAGATCCTGCGCGGCGAGTTCGACGGCGTCGGCGCCGGTAAGCCCGGCCAGCGCGCCGAGGACATGCTGACGCTGGACCGGCCGGACCTCGATTGGGTGGCGCTCGCCAAGGGCATGGGCGTTCCGGCGCGGAACGTGTCGACCGCCGACGAGTTCAACGCCGCGCTCGCCGCCGGCCTCGCCAGCGGCGGCCCGAACGTGATCGCGGTGCAGATGTAGCATCGCGGACGGCCCTGCCACCCAGGGCCTTCCCGTTTCGGACAGTTGTCGAACCGGTGGCCGGCAGCGTAGCCTGTCGGCCGCGGCCGGGCATGGCCGCGGGTGGAGCAGGCATGAAGCGCTATGTGATCTTTGCCGCGATCGGTCCGTTGATCGGCGGCTTGCTGCTGTTGTTCGCGACGACCTATCAGTCGGGCTATTGGGCGCACACCAACCTGACCGAGGTGCAGAAGTTCTTCGTCGTGTTGTTCAAGTCGCTGCAATACAGCTATCTGTTCGGCCTGCTGCCGGCGCTGATGATGGCGGCGATCGACGAGATCATCTGCCACATCCGCCGCGTCGGCCCCGGCGGCCGGGTGGTGATCGTCGGCGTGATCGGCTTCCTCGCCACCGCCTTCATGTACGGCAACCGCGGCGCCGATGCCGGCGTCCTGCAATTCGTGCTGTACGGCCTGGTCGGCCTGGTGCCGGCGACGCTGTCGTCGTGGCTGGCCAACAAGTTCTGTGCCCCCGTCACCGCCGAGACTAAGCCAGCCTCGGCTTGAGCGAGCAGGGGGCAGCTAACGGCCCCCGTAGGATGGGGTGAGCGCAGCGAAACCCATCGTGCCGTCGGGCGGCTGTTGACGAGCGCCACAATAGGCGCAGCACGACGAGACGGCGCGTGCCCGCGCCGTCCCGCACGATCCGCGCCGGCGATGTCCTTTGGCTCAGCGAGCTGCCGCCGTCGCTTCGCCCCAGCCGCTCAGGCTTTCGATCGCATTGTCCTGCAGCGCGCCTTCGAGCTTGGCCTTCAGCTCGGCATGGCGCGCGCGCACCGCCGCCGCATGGTCGGCGGTCATGCCGCTGTCAAAGGCGCGGACCAGCGGGCTCAGCAGCAGAAACTCCTCGGTCTCCTTCTGCGTCAGTCCAGCGATCACGGTGGCGCCGCGGGCGTCCTTGGTCAGCGCCCGGATCTGCTCCAGCCACTGCCGCAGCGACGTCTCCTGCTCGAGCAACGCGTTGATCTTCTGATCGATGGTGTGAGGCATGGACCGCTCCCTTCCCGACGATGGACAGATGCCATCTGCGATCGTCGCTAAACGAGCGTGCAGTGCGGCCGCATTGTGCCGGATCAATTGGTGCGGTGCGAAAAAATCGCGATGCAGGTACTGTAAGCAGGTGAGTAACGGATGTGCCGAGGGCGACGAAACTCACATTAGCTTGCTTGCCGATTCTCTTAATGTGCCGTCGATCAAATGCAGTTTTCTTAGCTTGGAAAAATTGGGATTCTTTCTTGCGATCTCGGTTAGTCTCTCCCACTTTCGACCGATTTCGCCAACATCTATAAGTACAAAATGACCGTGATTAGTCTTTTCTGCCTTCATATAGGCGTCGAGTTGTTTTTCATACCCGTGCACGGTCTTGTTGTTTGTTGAAAGCTTTATCTCGACGACGATCTTGTCGCTGCCTTCAGAGAATTTGAAGTCAACTGGTCCGGCACCCATGTCAGATTCCGGAGATATGTCGAGATTGTTAGCGTTGCAGTACGAGATTGCAATTGCAAGAAATAACAGTTGAGCAAATCTTTCATGTCTTGGCTTGCCATTGACGTGAAAGACCTCCGACATTCTATTGTTTTCGACTAATTCTTGAAACTGGTGGATGATTGCGCTTGTTACGTTCTCGAGGCGCTCCATTCTTGTGAGGCTCTTGTTGTCATTAATATCCAGTTTGTAGAGGCTAGAGTAGGTTTCCGCCAAATGACTCCATTGAATCAAGCCTTCAGGATCAGATCTCAGATCGTAAGGAGTCTTCTCAGCTAGTTTCAGTGCGTCGAGCAATGCCTGGAATGCCTGCCCGCTTAGCATTGCCCTTTCTGTTATGAAATTCTTCTCGGCTCTTGTGCGTATCTTGAAGATTTCCGAAATGTGTGTGTTGACGCGATCTCTTAGCTCCGCATTGCTCTGTGCGGCAGCGGCGATCTGTATGGGGTTGTCTGCAATAGGGAGGTGTTTAAGGACATCAGATGGTAATAGAATTACCGGCAGGTTGTGTCGCGAGAATTCGTTTTCCGGCATCCAGACGGCTGTAGTCCCAATCTTCAATTCCTTTAGTGGCAGCGAGATGCCAAGCTCATCTCTTATTTCGGAGGTGATCCGTGAGTTGAATGCCACTATCTGCTCAAGGATTATCTTGGTAGTCATATCGCTGATTAAGTCGGGGCCGATGCCCTCTTCAAAAAGCGCCAGGGCGGAGAAAAGCTCGGGATCCTTCACGCCAAGTTCGATAACGTTCTTTGCCCACTCGACAGATTTTCGAGATTTAATGGTGCCGAAGGCGCGTCCGTTCGTTGAGTGTTTGCTGTAACCGAGGCAGGTGCCGTTTAGGCCCGCAACCTCTTTGAATTGAAATAGCTTAAGGGCCGCTTTCCAGGCTTTGTCGTCCTTCTTGGTCGACATTCTCAGCAGGCTACATATCTTTGAAAAATGAGCCTCGTAGGCTTCAAAGGCGCTGGAAGAAAATTCGGGATGCCTACTTCCAGGAAGCAAAAAGGGGTCGATAAAGAGTGGGCTATCGACATCCAGCGTGGGATTGAAGACGCCCTTTGCTTCAAGCCAATTAGCATCGATTCTGAATTGCTCTGAAAACAGAATCCCGAAGTTCTTCCTCATGCTCAGTTCCTAATAGTCTGCGCCGTAGATGCAGTTTCGTCGAAAATGATCGAAGCTTGCAGGCGTAGGGGAATCTCAATCAGAGGTAGTGAATAACATTCGTCTGCGGAGGGGAAGTTCTCGACGTGCACCGATTGTGTAGAAGCACAGAATCGAACGTAAGTTCTCGATCGATGCACTGGTTAAAGCGCTCGTTCGACGGTTACGATTAAGAAACTGGACGTCGGTTCGCTTATAGGAATGGTGGGCGCACAAGGGATCGAACCTTGGACCTCTCCCGTGTGAAGGGAACGCTCTCCCGCTGAGCTATGCGCCCGGGACCGGTTGGGGACAGGGGCCGCGAAGCGGCCGGTCGAACCACCGTAGAGGCGCGATTTACGAAGTGCGGGGCGGGGGTGTCAAGCGGCAACACCCGGCTTTGGCAGATTTGCCCAGATCGTCGTAGGGCGCGGCGCGGTTCAGCCGGTCTGGCGCGCGCGCGAGGCGTGGGATTGCAGCGCGCGGATGCGGTCGGCCAGCGTGCCGCCGGCCACCACCGGCGTGACGCCGGCGCTCTTGGTACCGTTGGCGGCTTTGGTGCCCTTCGCGGCCTTGGCCGGCGCCGGCGTGGTCAGCATCGCCTGGATCGGCGAATCCGGACCTTCCAGCGTGATTGCCAGCTTGGCGACCTCGGCGGCGATGTCGTTGATCCGCTCGCGCAGCAGCGCGTTCTCCATCCGCTCGGTTTCCCACGAGCTTTCCGCCTGCTGCTTCAGCGCCACCAGCTCGCGCTGCGCCTTGGCGCGTTCGTCGTGGGCCTGGGTGAGCTGGTCTTCGAGCGCGGCCTTGTCCTTGCGGATGCGAGCGAGGTCCGGCGACTTGCTGCTGGTGGCGTCGAGCTCGTTGCGCAGCTCGCCGACGGTGCGCAGCGCGGCTTCGTTGGCAGCGCGGAGCTGATTGTTCTCGAATTCGCGCTCGGCCAGCAGCTTGCTCTGGGCGGCGAGGCGCTCTTCCAGTTCGTGGACGCGGCCGCCGAGGAGCTCGGCTTCCTTGACCTGCAACAGCAATTGCCGGTCGAGCTCGCCGACGCGCAGGCTCAGCGCCTCGACGCGGCCGCGGGCCTCATCCAGCTCGCGCGTGGTGGAAGCGGATTCGCCGCGCTGCGCTTCGAGCCGGCTGCGGGTGGCGGCAAACTCCTTTTCGGCTTCGCCGACCCGCGCCTGCAGCTGTTCGATCTTGGCGTGCAGCGCCACCAGTTCGACCTGCCGGGTGTCGGCCAGGGTGGAGCGCTCGTTGAGCTCGGCATTGATGCGGGCGAGTTCGGCCTGCTTCTCGGCCAGCGCGCTCTCGGCGCTGCGCAGCTCCTCGGTCTTGG from the Rhodopseudomonas palustris genome contains:
- a CDS encoding acetolactate synthase large subunit → MNGAESLVRTLVKGGVDVCFTNPGTSEMHFVAALDRVEGMRCVLGLFEGVVTGAADGYYRMKGTPASTLLHLGPGLANGLANLHNAKKAASGIVNIVGQHATYHIDYNAPLTSDIEGLARPMSAWVRTSPDAKSVARDGAAAIAAAKSSPAQIATLILPADTAWNEADGVADVPEESQRPTYSPQAVEAAARVLRSGEPTLLLLSGAALTEHGLALAQRIAGKTGCKVMGQTYNARMARGQGRYWIERIPYVVDAALPILKQFRHIVLVEAMDPVAFFAYPDKPSLLKPEGCEAHRVTEVGENSVAALEALAGALGAKASDAAPQKLVEIGKPTGALTLDNIAQTIAMAIPENGIVIDESITTGRGFFPPTAAAAPHDWLQNLGGSIGFSPPVAVGAAVACPDRKVLCMVGDGSAMYTVQALWTQARENLDVTTVVFANRKYQILRGEFDGVGAGKPGQRAEDMLTLDRPDLDWVALAKGMGVPARNVSTADEFNAALAAGLASGGPNVIAVQM
- a CDS encoding DUF5413 family protein, with product MKRYVIFAAIGPLIGGLLLLFATTYQSGYWAHTNLTEVQKFFVVLFKSLQYSYLFGLLPALMMAAIDEIICHIRRVGPGGRVVIVGVIGFLATAFMYGNRGADAGVLQFVLYGLVGLVPATLSSWLANKFCAPVTAETKPASA